A stretch of DNA from Pyramidobacter porci:
CGCCGACGTCGTACCATCCCTTGACGAAGCCGCCGTTGAACCGGGCGACGAGCCGGTCGAGCCCCGGCATCATGCCGCCGTGCGTGTGCCCCGACACCTGCAGGGCTACGCCGCGGGCCGCGTTTTCGCGCGCCGCCTCGGGGCGGTGGGCCATGAGGATGACCGGAACGCCGCGAGGCGCGCCGGCCAGCGCTTTGTCCGGATCGGGCGCGGCGTAGCCCAGGCGCCCTCCCTGCTGGTCGGAAACTCCGGCCAGCACCAGCCGTCCTGCGCCGCGGATCAGCACACGATGCTCGTTTTCCAGCATCGTGACGCCGAACTCGCGCAGCTGCTTCATCCAGGCGTCGAAGCCCGAATAGTATTCGTGGTTGCCCGACGAGCCGAAAACGCCCAGCGGCGCTTTCAGCTGCGCCAGCGGCTCCAGATCCGCCCTGCGCTGGCTGACCAGCCCGTCGACGAAATCGCCGGGCATCAGGATCAGGTCGGGCTTGAGCGCCATCGTTTTGTCGACGATGGCCTGGATCAGAGGGCGGCGGTTCAGCGCGCTGGCATGAAGGTCGACGAGCAGCGCCACCCTGAGCCCCTCGAACTCGGGAGCCAGCCCGCGGATCGTCACGGGGCGCTCGGCGACGTCCGGCACGCGGATCGCCTCCCACGTG
This window harbors:
- a CDS encoding metallophosphoesterase, with translation MRIIIAISGVIFLYETFSMIWPLRLPLWGKLAAAALLLAGAFKNSIYQRLGGGMFFAPDLPRWVMIAGSLLYNLLIVALFLLLIKDAAWLLWKLCVHRPFPAAGASLLVFALAAALTFYGTWEAIRVPDVAERPVTIRGLAPEFEGLRVALLVDLHASALNRRPLIQAIVDKTMALKPDLILMPGDFVDGLVSQRRADLEPLAQLKAPLGVFGSSGNHEYYSGFDAWMKQLREFGVTMLENEHRVLIRGAGRLVLAGVSDQQGGRLGYAAPDPDKALAGAPRGVPVILMAHRPEAARENAARGVALQVSGHTHGGMMPGLDRLVARFNGGFVKGWYDVGGMKLFNSPGTSLWSGFPLRLMDPAEITLLTLRAAP